One genomic region from Evansella sp. LMS18 encodes:
- a CDS encoding PaaI family thioesterase: MEEQKLRDLFEKALETHNDDSGALFLYSLMDFEFDYDEDKETVQLTAPVTDIMFNQMGILHGGIITYIADTAMGHLVAAFSDKPAVSLELKTQFLRSAKEGKIHAHASFLKKGANIHFCECRLEDDNGRLLANITATFYTIAE, translated from the coding sequence GTGGAAGAACAGAAACTACGGGACTTGTTTGAAAAAGCTCTGGAAACACATAATGATGATTCAGGAGCTCTATTTTTATACTCATTAATGGATTTTGAATTCGATTATGACGAGGACAAAGAAACAGTACAACTGACTGCCCCGGTTACAGATATTATGTTTAACCAGATGGGAATTCTCCATGGAGGAATTATCACTTATATAGCGGATACGGCAATGGGACATTTAGTGGCGGCTTTCTCAGATAAACCAGCTGTATCACTTGAACTTAAAACGCAGTTTTTGCGTTCTGCAAAAGAAGGAAAGATACATGCCCATGCCTCCTTTTTGAAAAAAGGAGCGAATATACATTTTTGTGAATGCAGGCTGGAAGACGACAATGGCAGGCTCCTTGCGAATATAACCGCCACCTTTTATACGATTGCTGAATGA
- a CDS encoding AAA family ATPase, with the protein MKLKKVHIYGFGKWEDTKWELDGSGIQVFLGRNESGKSTFMAFIQAVLFGFPKKGENQYIPRHSNAYGGELIFETNGETVTVKRVKGRRAKGEVSVHLDDGRNGGEELLERILENLDLTTFRGIFHFDLDGLNGLGSLNPEDLNEFLYDAGFSGGSSITQLEKELHKEMEQLFKPRGKKTELNLLINRMQKKEQEIKSVEERLSLYESLKSDLTVNEENYARNKDMLKKLNADINELDKHIALLPLATEYRELQLWFGEEDMIDNFPQNGNGRLDSVQQEIINTSALLKEETLRAKSLEEEMKVMAVHPSLPEIKNEVYQKSHQFESYKKSKNELREQELYRNSAVNQMDLLEKNWQTRGEINFSDIIFHSYMKNEFTRMKEEIVNERNDLARAEKEKNRLQGEAEAAGKDVERTERQILDEATRQELKKTSASANKGAEAEWEIKSLKERLEFIAEEKTRQAESDRRQQKGFYILSALLLIMSLTLFNFTGPSAVFILAGLSAGALAGGLWKRSEAARTQNNYEKQLNEINERLDVLRHEPSAAGTISSHEAERKLREDEENRLQYKEALHRYKLSEKSLTEVEAETESRLRRIAALNGELHSWAKEYKLPPGEEVTFYEGLLHAVEEWKETESELDKTNRKISMLEEEQKQFEEEVASLLHKTGYPSNNGIPSLQEAVSCLLDFVRREETKEKDLNRKQEKLSSIKENISRLKFEKEALEEKKTALFKAACADDEEEFRRRAVQYERQQKMKDKERDLRIQMKTIQPDETELKRVYAALLDENAAPSAEQQEKKDKYASLETENDKVVERLAQIKREISHLEKDGKYEELQMEFSQMKEELQYLVKKWAVLATGNDVLKQVKAVYEKERQPEVIRETERLFSFLTDGRYTRVYAPLGEKRFILERNDGARFDPAEVSRGTCEMLYLAIRFALASKYRSGSSIPLFMDETFVNMDKVRRSRVNELLKKISESRQVLFFTCHEHLSEEVQSGNIHQLREETEAAAG; encoded by the coding sequence ATGAAACTGAAAAAAGTGCATATATACGGTTTCGGTAAATGGGAAGATACGAAGTGGGAGCTTGACGGCAGCGGTATTCAGGTTTTTCTCGGAAGAAACGAGTCGGGAAAGTCCACCTTCATGGCCTTTATTCAGGCAGTGCTTTTCGGGTTTCCGAAAAAAGGAGAGAATCAGTATATTCCCCGTCATTCAAACGCATATGGGGGAGAACTGATCTTCGAAACAAACGGGGAAACTGTAACTGTAAAAAGAGTAAAGGGCAGAAGAGCGAAAGGGGAAGTTTCTGTCCACCTGGACGATGGAAGGAACGGAGGAGAAGAACTGCTGGAGAGAATCCTTGAAAATCTTGATCTGACTACTTTCAGAGGGATCTTTCATTTTGATTTAGATGGTTTGAATGGTTTAGGAAGTTTAAATCCTGAAGATTTAAATGAGTTTCTTTACGACGCAGGCTTTTCAGGGGGGAGTTCCATTACCCAGCTGGAAAAAGAACTCCATAAAGAAATGGAACAGCTGTTCAAGCCACGGGGAAAGAAAACCGAGCTCAACCTTTTGATTAACAGGATGCAGAAGAAAGAACAGGAAATAAAAAGTGTGGAGGAAAGGCTCAGCCTGTATGAAAGTCTGAAGTCAGACTTAACTGTAAATGAAGAGAATTATGCCAGGAACAAAGACATGCTTAAAAAGCTGAACGCCGATATAAATGAGCTGGATAAACATATTGCGCTTCTTCCATTAGCCACTGAGTATCGTGAACTGCAGCTATGGTTTGGGGAAGAGGACATGATTGATAACTTTCCTCAAAATGGCAATGGGAGACTGGACTCTGTACAGCAGGAAATTATAAACACAAGCGCTCTTCTTAAGGAAGAAACCTTGAGAGCTAAATCGCTGGAAGAAGAAATGAAAGTTATGGCAGTGCATCCATCCTTGCCCGAAATAAAAAATGAGGTCTACCAGAAATCCCACCAGTTTGAAAGCTATAAAAAAAGCAAAAATGAACTAAGGGAACAGGAATTATACAGAAATTCGGCAGTGAACCAAATGGATCTCCTGGAGAAGAACTGGCAGACAAGAGGGGAAATTAATTTTTCGGATATTATTTTTCACTCCTATATGAAGAATGAATTTACGAGAATGAAAGAAGAAATCGTAAATGAAAGAAATGACTTAGCCAGGGCGGAAAAAGAGAAAAACAGACTGCAGGGAGAAGCGGAAGCTGCTGGTAAGGATGTGGAAAGGACAGAAAGGCAGATTCTTGATGAGGCAACAAGGCAGGAGTTGAAAAAAACATCTGCTTCAGCGAATAAGGGAGCGGAAGCAGAGTGGGAAATCAAATCCTTGAAAGAACGCCTTGAGTTTATTGCCGAAGAAAAAACGAGACAGGCTGAAAGTGACCGCAGGCAGCAGAAGGGGTTTTATATACTTTCGGCTTTGCTGCTGATAATGAGTCTTACATTATTTAATTTTACCGGGCCATCGGCGGTCTTCATATTGGCAGGGCTTTCTGCGGGAGCTTTAGCCGGAGGGCTCTGGAAACGGTCAGAAGCTGCCCGGACGCAGAATAATTATGAAAAACAGCTGAACGAAATCAATGAGAGGCTGGATGTTCTCAGGCATGAGCCTTCTGCGGCTGGCACTATATCAAGTCACGAGGCTGAACGGAAGCTTAGAGAAGATGAGGAAAACCGTCTGCAGTATAAAGAGGCGCTGCACAGGTACAAGCTTTCTGAAAAAAGCTTAACTGAAGTGGAAGCTGAAACGGAAAGCAGGCTTCGGCGTATTGCAGCACTTAATGGGGAGCTGCACAGCTGGGCAAAGGAATACAAACTGCCTCCAGGGGAAGAAGTGACTTTCTACGAAGGTCTGCTTCATGCAGTGGAGGAATGGAAAGAGACAGAATCTGAGCTTGATAAAACAAACAGGAAGATTAGTATGCTGGAGGAAGAGCAGAAGCAGTTTGAAGAAGAAGTGGCTTCTCTTTTACACAAAACGGGGTATCCCAGTAACAATGGAATTCCTTCTCTTCAGGAGGCTGTCTCCTGTTTACTTGATTTTGTGCGCAGAGAGGAAACAAAGGAAAAAGACCTGAACAGAAAACAGGAAAAGCTAAGCAGTATAAAAGAAAACATTTCCCGTCTTAAATTTGAAAAAGAGGCACTGGAAGAAAAGAAAACAGCTCTCTTTAAAGCAGCTTGTGCAGATGATGAGGAAGAATTCCGCAGGCGGGCCGTACAATATGAGAGACAACAGAAAATGAAAGATAAGGAAAGGGATCTGCGAATTCAGATGAAGACAATTCAGCCTGATGAAACGGAGCTTAAAAGAGTTTATGCAGCACTCCTTGATGAAAACGCGGCCCCTTCTGCTGAACAGCAGGAGAAAAAGGATAAGTATGCTTCCCTAGAAACAGAGAATGACAAAGTGGTTGAGAGGCTTGCACAGATAAAAAGAGAAATCTCTCATCTTGAAAAGGATGGGAAGTATGAAGAGCTTCAGATGGAATTTTCCCAGATGAAAGAAGAGCTTCAGTACCTGGTTAAAAAATGGGCAGTTCTGGCAACAGGAAATGATGTTCTTAAACAAGTAAAGGCTGTTTATGAAAAAGAACGGCAGCCGGAAGTAATAAGGGAGACAGAGAGACTTTTTAGTTTTCTCACGGATGGAAGATATACGAGAGTTTACGCCCCACTTGGAGAAAAAAGGTTTATTCTTGAAAGAAACGACGGGGCAAGGTTCGATCCTGCTGAAGTAAGCCGGGGAACTTGTGAGATGCTTTATCTGGCAATCAGGTTTGCTCTCGCATCCAAATACAGAAGCGGAAGCAGCATTCCCTTGTTCATGGATGAGACTTTTGTGAACATGGATAAAGTGCGGCGGAGCAGAGTAAATGAGCTGCTCAAAAAGATTTCGGAGTCAAGACAGGTTTTATTCTTTACCTGCCATGAACATCTCTCTGAAGAAGTCCAGTCCGGTAATATCCATCAGCTGAGAGAAGAAACGGAAGCAGCGGCCGGCTGA
- the yhaM gene encoding 3'-5' exoribonuclease YhaM, whose protein sequence is MKKGINYYQIGENIEQYLLIKSAKKGIASNGKPFLTLQMSDQTGEIEAKLWGVSPEDQEVFVSSVIVHVHGEIQEFRGARQLKIKAIRPTTGMDHVKTADFLPSAPLDPQEMIEKVTQYIFEMKNPKIQRITRHLFKKHQKAFAEAPAATKNHHEYVSGLAYHVVTMLDLANSIAQLYPTLDKDLLYAGVILHDLGKVRELSGPLDSQYTLEGKLIGHISIIVNEIDETARELEIEGDEVTVLQHLVLSHHGKGEWGSPKPPLIREAEILHMIDNFDAKMFMMDRALDRVMPGEFSERVYAMDNRSFYKPKFHKVPFDM, encoded by the coding sequence ATGAAAAAAGGTATCAATTACTATCAGATCGGGGAAAACATTGAACAATATTTACTGATAAAAAGCGCGAAAAAAGGAATAGCCAGCAACGGAAAGCCTTTTCTGACACTGCAGATGTCAGACCAGACTGGAGAAATTGAAGCGAAGCTATGGGGAGTATCACCTGAAGACCAGGAGGTATTTGTCAGTTCCGTAATCGTCCATGTTCATGGGGAAATTCAGGAATTCCGTGGAGCCAGGCAGTTAAAGATAAAGGCAATCAGACCTACAACCGGCATGGACCATGTGAAAACAGCCGACTTCCTACCATCAGCTCCACTTGATCCCCAGGAGATGATCGAGAAAGTCACCCAGTATATATTCGAGATGAAGAACCCGAAAATACAGAGGATTACGAGGCATTTGTTTAAAAAGCACCAGAAGGCTTTTGCTGAAGCTCCTGCTGCCACTAAAAACCATCATGAGTACGTTTCAGGGCTGGCATACCATGTTGTAACGATGCTTGATCTGGCAAACAGTATTGCGCAGCTTTATCCGACACTTGACAAAGATTTACTCTATGCCGGAGTGATACTTCATGACCTTGGGAAAGTCAGAGAACTTTCAGGGCCTCTGGATTCCCAGTATACGCTGGAAGGGAAGCTTATTGGTCATATATCCATTATCGTTAACGAAATTGATGAGACAGCAAGAGAGCTGGAAATAGAAGGTGATGAGGTAACAGTACTGCAGCATCTGGTGCTCAGTCATCATGGCAAAGGTGAATGGGGGAGTCCAAAGCCTCCTTTAATCAGGGAAGCAGAAATCCTCCACATGATCGATAATTTCGATGCAAAAATGTTCATGATGGACAGAGCACTTGACAGAGTAATGCCAGGGGAATTCAGTGAAAGAGTTTATGCAATGGATAACCGCTCTTTCTATAAGCCGAAGTTTCATAAAGTCCCATTTGATATGTAA
- a CDS encoding cell wall metabolism sensor histidine kinase WalK, producing the protein MIKLNLTQRIWFSFIAIIVMVGLLVGTIYHFSLQNTLTEETYRIIEQEQARFSNPHGEHLVPPTSEIDFIERRNAERSVGHITLINQFGTIEGGPVPTEVLREMGEKAHNQMERRGRYQLTYNEATLFYVIYKVYTTGGEAYHISYMWDTYLNQMVNRLWGTLAYIILIAGLLSLIPAFWLKHYLKMPLTSLGNHFEQIAERNWKEPFYWEGDKDFEKLSGQFEKMRQNLIRYDRAQKTFIQHASHELKTPIMVVKSYATSVKDGILPKENIEKTMDVIIEESNRMEKRVKDMLYYTKLDALKESPMEKEAFPFGSIAYAIEERFFLHREDVHISVQGDSVSLNGDKELLSVLLENLVENAMRYARDSIELSAEEKKDKVIIRVRNNGENIPEKEIEHIFTPFRKGNKGQFGLGLAIVKRICELHGGYPTVANEQDGVCFSMVFPKSDRPRKGNGKS; encoded by the coding sequence ATGATAAAGCTTAACTTAACGCAGCGGATTTGGTTTTCTTTTATAGCCATCATCGTTATGGTCGGCCTGCTTGTAGGGACGATCTATCATTTTTCGCTGCAGAACACTCTTACTGAAGAAACATACCGGATCATCGAACAGGAACAGGCAAGGTTTTCCAACCCTCACGGTGAACACCTCGTTCCTCCTACTTCGGAAATTGATTTTATAGAGCGGAGGAACGCGGAAAGATCCGTAGGCCATATTACTCTTATTAATCAATTTGGCACCATAGAAGGCGGGCCTGTCCCTACCGAGGTACTAAGGGAGATGGGGGAAAAAGCCCATAACCAGATGGAACGGAGAGGCCGGTATCAGCTGACATACAATGAAGCCACTTTGTTCTACGTTATTTATAAAGTCTATACAACCGGCGGCGAAGCCTACCATATTTCCTATATGTGGGACACCTATCTCAACCAGATGGTAAACAGACTCTGGGGCACTCTTGCTTATATTATCCTGATTGCAGGGCTGTTAAGCCTTATACCGGCTTTCTGGCTCAAACACTATCTGAAGATGCCGCTTACCAGCTTAGGAAACCATTTTGAGCAGATTGCGGAACGTAACTGGAAGGAGCCTTTTTACTGGGAAGGTGATAAGGATTTCGAGAAATTATCCGGACAGTTTGAAAAAATGCGCCAGAACCTTATACGCTATGACCGGGCGCAGAAGACATTTATTCAGCACGCTTCCCATGAACTGAAAACACCAATTATGGTTGTGAAAAGTTATGCCACTTCCGTAAAAGACGGTATTCTTCCTAAGGAAAATATAGAAAAGACGATGGATGTTATTATTGAAGAGTCGAACAGGATGGAAAAAAGAGTTAAAGATATGCTTTATTACACCAAGCTTGACGCGTTAAAAGAAAGCCCTATGGAAAAAGAGGCGTTTCCTTTCGGCTCTATTGCATATGCGATTGAAGAGCGGTTCTTCCTGCACCGGGAAGATGTACACATATCCGTTCAAGGAGATTCTGTATCTCTTAATGGCGACAAAGAGCTCCTGAGTGTTCTGCTGGAAAACCTGGTGGAGAACGCTATGAGATATGCAAGGGATTCCATAGAGCTTTCCGCTGAGGAAAAGAAGGACAAAGTCATTATACGGGTCAGGAACAATGGAGAAAACATTCCTGAAAAAGAGATTGAGCATATTTTCACCCCATTCAGGAAAGGGAATAAAGGCCAGTTTGGTTTAGGACTGGCAATTGTAAAACGTATATGTGAACTTCATGGAGGATATCCGACTGTTGCAAATGAGCAGGACGGGGTATGTTTTTCTATGGTTTTCCCGAAGAGCGACCGCCCGAGAAAAGGAAACGGTAAAAGCTGA
- a CDS encoding YhzD family protein, which translates to MKKYFLTAYDKSGKHLINEAFEAADDKEAKEQGLKRLEEENLTENPSRVVRSSGGLVHFHQ; encoded by the coding sequence ATGAAAAAGTACTTTTTAACAGCTTATGACAAATCTGGAAAACATTTAATTAACGAGGCTTTTGAGGCAGCAGATGATAAAGAAGCAAAGGAGCAGGGGCTTAAACGCCTGGAGGAAGAGAACCTTACTGAAAATCCAAGCAGGGTTGTCCGCTCTTCAGGAGGCCTTGTTCATTTCCATCAATAA
- a CDS encoding sporulation YhaL family protein yields MRPAVVVYPLIGFFLIAIVLWQFAVAAGGPAHWWIYGIYLAIVFCGVMFMQTRMADEKEEQKLIEAEGEEFLRKYKERRQQ; encoded by the coding sequence ATGAGGCCAGCTGTAGTTGTTTATCCGTTGATTGGATTTTTCTTAATTGCAATTGTTCTATGGCAGTTTGCAGTGGCGGCAGGAGGTCCTGCTCACTGGTGGATTTATGGGATATACCTTGCGATAGTGTTTTGCGGGGTAATGTTTATGCAGACAAGAATGGCAGATGAAAAGGAAGAACAAAAACTGATCGAGGCAGAAGGAGAGGAATTTTTAAGAAAATATAAGGAGAGAAGGCAGCAATAG
- a CDS encoding DUF3267 domain-containing protein, whose amino-acid sequence MNCWKSISVEKDIGMVRLLFLSALTMMVYFMIYFVFFTTFITSEPLVDYGVLFLTILLLMVFPLHVLLHCLPIWLSGSKARIRVRKQHWPYIYYSANGTISKQTAILSALFPGLVITAGSVLVSVTMPHLIHYMAMMSALNIGICVYDFLHMKQLSRAPKKCLVEEHRNGYHILYDNEFTKIRNQ is encoded by the coding sequence ATGAACTGCTGGAAATCAATTTCAGTGGAGAAAGACATTGGTATGGTAAGATTGTTATTTTTATCTGCCCTCACCATGATGGTGTACTTTATGATCTATTTTGTTTTCTTCACTACATTTATTACTTCAGAACCGTTAGTTGATTATGGAGTCCTGTTTTTAACAATATTATTGTTAATGGTTTTCCCGCTTCACGTTCTGCTGCATTGCCTGCCAATCTGGCTGTCTGGCAGCAAAGCAAGGATTCGGGTGAGAAAACAGCACTGGCCTTATATTTACTACTCAGCAAATGGCACCATCTCAAAACAGACTGCTATTTTGTCTGCGTTATTCCCAGGACTGGTTATCACCGCAGGATCTGTTCTTGTTTCCGTCACAATGCCGCATCTTATACATTACATGGCAATGATGTCTGCCCTTAATATTGGTATTTGTGTGTATGATTTTCTGCATATGAAGCAGTTGTCCAGGGCCCCTAAAAAATGCCTTGTTGAGGAACACCGGAATGGTTATCATATCCTGTATGATAATGAGTTTACTAAAATAAGAAATCAATAA
- a CDS encoding DNA repair exonuclease, with amino-acid sequence MLRFIHTADVHLGRPVKSRLDMPEKFAETAREAAYVSFQRIIDESLSRQADFVLISGDVYDQEERSLRGQWFIKKQAERLQEAGIPLLITHGNHDPLNNKNGMVAMPDNVHIFPSVPEPYFIEKNNGEKAYIYGFSYPQKAFYENPVPLFKKENDLEAYHIGMLHGQETQQDGHEPYAPFAVRDLLQLGFDYWALGHIHKRQTLNMYPPVVYPGNVQGGTRKETGAKGAYFVELEKHQTNLHFVETSPLQWEKIEVHIDGHETMDELIAAIIDNITASILKEKLYFTALKLTGNGTLHEELTGSASQQELLELLREELIPYSVWVDRISFQTAPYIDREKLKKQNDLLGDIIDTSEKLRASDKELDKTLKPVFSHPVMKRYIDRLTPEDREEIITEAESRLISSLMEEVDR; translated from the coding sequence ATGCTTCGATTTATACATACAGCTGATGTACATCTTGGAAGACCGGTAAAATCCCGTTTGGATATGCCTGAAAAATTTGCAGAAACAGCCAGGGAAGCGGCTTATGTGTCCTTTCAGCGAATTATTGATGAGTCGCTCAGCCGGCAGGCAGATTTTGTTTTAATAAGTGGAGATGTGTATGACCAGGAGGAAAGATCTCTGAGAGGGCAGTGGTTTATAAAGAAACAGGCAGAACGCCTTCAGGAAGCAGGGATTCCACTGCTGATAACTCACGGAAATCATGATCCCCTTAATAATAAGAACGGAATGGTAGCAATGCCGGATAATGTACATATTTTTCCTTCAGTACCTGAACCCTATTTCATTGAGAAAAATAATGGAGAAAAGGCATATATATATGGTTTCAGTTATCCGCAAAAAGCATTTTACGAGAATCCGGTCCCTCTTTTTAAAAAGGAAAACGACCTGGAAGCATATCACATAGGGATGCTTCATGGCCAGGAAACACAGCAGGACGGCCATGAGCCGTATGCTCCTTTTGCAGTAAGGGATCTTTTACAGCTCGGCTTTGATTACTGGGCACTTGGCCATATTCATAAAAGGCAGACATTGAATATGTATCCGCCTGTCGTTTATCCAGGGAATGTCCAGGGAGGAACGAGAAAAGAAACGGGAGCAAAAGGGGCGTATTTTGTAGAGCTGGAAAAGCATCAAACAAATCTTCACTTTGTGGAAACCTCCCCTTTACAATGGGAAAAAATAGAGGTTCATATTGATGGCCATGAAACTATGGATGAACTCATTGCAGCGATCATTGATAATATCACCGCCTCTATTTTAAAAGAGAAGCTGTATTTTACCGCCTTGAAATTAACCGGCAACGGGACGCTGCATGAAGAATTAACAGGCAGTGCGAGCCAGCAGGAACTTCTGGAACTCCTTCGTGAGGAACTCATTCCTTATTCTGTGTGGGTCGACCGCATCAGTTTCCAGACAGCACCGTATATCGACAGGGAAAAGCTGAAAAAACAAAATGATCTGCTGGGGGATATTATCGACACATCAGAAAAACTTAGGGCATCAGATAAAGAATTGGATAAAACACTAAAGCCGGTGTTTTCACATCCTGTAATGAAACGTTATATAGACAGGCTGACTCCGGAAGACCGGGAAGAGATTATTACGGAAGCGGAATCCAGACTAATCTCCAGCCTCATGGAGGAAGTGGACCGATGA
- a CDS encoding response regulator transcription factor has translation MSQYQIYLVEDEENLGEVIKAYMEKEGWAVTHFTDGKEASSHIESPPHLWVLDIMLPGMDGYQLLKAIKNYEDTPVIFISARDKDLDKVLGLELGSDDYLAKPFLPEELVIRAKKLLKRAYPDDGHEAEKVELNGYVIDPQGRTVTDDGRTIELTTKEMDLVILLTTNTGKALSREDIIEYVWGSDYYGSERAVDDVVRRVRKKLPRIHVETLYGYGYRVLSS, from the coding sequence ATGAGCCAATATCAAATTTACCTTGTAGAAGATGAAGAAAATCTCGGAGAAGTAATAAAAGCATATATGGAAAAAGAAGGCTGGGCAGTGACACATTTTACTGACGGCAAAGAGGCCTCTTCGCACATTGAAAGCCCTCCTCATTTATGGGTGCTTGATATAATGCTTCCTGGTATGGATGGTTACCAGCTGTTAAAGGCTATCAAAAATTACGAAGACACTCCGGTGATATTTATATCTGCACGTGATAAAGATCTGGACAAAGTTCTCGGCCTGGAACTTGGAAGCGATGATTATCTGGCTAAACCATTTCTTCCGGAAGAACTGGTTATCAGGGCAAAGAAACTATTAAAAAGAGCATATCCGGATGATGGACATGAAGCTGAAAAAGTAGAATTAAACGGATATGTGATCGACCCTCAGGGCAGGACAGTTACAGATGACGGAAGAACGATTGAACTGACGACAAAAGAAATGGACCTGGTTATTCTGCTTACCACCAATACAGGGAAGGCCCTCTCAAGAGAGGATATTATCGAGTATGTCTGGGGATCGGACTATTACGGGTCTGAACGTGCGGTGGATGATGTAGTCCGCCGGGTACGTAAAAAGCTTCCAAGAATACATGTAGAAACACTTTACGGATATGGATACAGGGTCCTGTCTTCATGA
- a CDS encoding YpmS family protein: MKTQNPWKIAFLTLSGMILIFIAALAAYLFSISTGTEDDDFQRPQTEEVEGARFTVSASRDDINYWLERELAESGEGEDYELYLEDLVYFHTEVEALGFNVPVEMELEPVVTDGGNVELISRSFSIAGLGLPSSTVLSLIQGGDDLPDWIHVLPEEGKFYLDLRHGISEEVQIEVHSLNLPEDDIEIQIVIP, encoded by the coding sequence ATGAAAACACAAAACCCTTGGAAAATAGCTTTCCTTACCCTGTCCGGTATGATTCTTATTTTTATAGCTGCACTGGCTGCATATCTTTTTTCTATTTCCACTGGTACAGAAGATGACGATTTCCAAAGGCCGCAGACTGAAGAGGTGGAGGGGGCGAGGTTTACAGTATCTGCTTCGAGAGACGACATAAATTACTGGCTGGAGAGAGAATTAGCGGAAAGTGGAGAGGGGGAGGACTACGAGCTTTATCTTGAGGATCTCGTATATTTTCACACGGAAGTGGAAGCACTGGGGTTTAACGTACCAGTCGAGATGGAGCTGGAGCCTGTAGTTACTGATGGAGGCAATGTAGAACTTATTTCAAGATCATTCAGTATTGCGGGCCTGGGACTTCCGTCAAGCACCGTGTTAAGCCTGATCCAGGGGGGAGACGACCTTCCTGACTGGATCCATGTTCTGCCTGAGGAAGGCAAGTTTTACCTTGACCTCCGTCATGGCATCTCAGAGGAAGTGCAGATTGAGGTACACAGCCTTAATCTACCTGAGGATGATATAGAAATACAGATTGTTATCCCATAG